One Bombus huntii isolate Logan2020A chromosome 12, iyBomHunt1.1, whole genome shotgun sequence DNA segment encodes these proteins:
- the LOC126872093 gene encoding putative cysteine proteinase CG12163, with product MAGLLLRVTRILFLFVFNSILVSSGPTNKPVQNVPEPLIQSALNSLNQDSPTHHTYKGGNLISAQKLEESPYVIYRLTFDLTPTCKEALEPCPREACTVEVKQHELGHINVLRESIQCMYLYPQSVQDDPLQLQENNQDQDHVIENLDKQIINNQSVELDHEIQKNGDHNERPFIAMRASSPNYCPGCPYELNPNLPGFVAFGEQVIKSMDELIQNDFKHKVIDIVKVTRVVPPSSNIIQYQILLRIGESDCLKNAIEQLECSIQSNLPVKVCLVTFKEQPWQQSSRKIVKNNCTMVANEEIKENVNSYSTLNSESLVTPTPNNAETNDEKWEVLENLKDVLDNYTYITTKKSEESEQSEVTEHPILKISINRSDDDVKPQGFEDKVKEFGEFLKDFDLPTRQTQLDPEINREEVKEEIIYPRKVDSMINKSHTMYRKKRSGLPGAPINENVNDSTIKELADKGLRKFSENSEGSNEPIIVEIVDASKQVVSGLLYKIRVKLGTSNCPKGKKDGCQLKEGTEIKECLFTIWSQVWLDKGSPDITINCDSNKRRKRSLRGSRYNQKMLKLAEEIKDETLFEAFIKKFGKTYNSADEKLDRFKIFKQNLKIIEELQTFERGTAEYGVTMFADLTPKEFKARYLGLRPELKHENEIPLPEAEIPDVSLPLKFDWRDHSVVTPVKDQGQCGSCWAFSVTGNVEGQYAIKHNQLLSLSEQELVDCDSLDEGCNGGDMENAYKAIERLGGLELESDYPYDAKDEKCHFLQNKAKVQVVSAVNITSDEKRMAQWLVKNGPISVGINANAMQFYFGGVSHPLNFLCNPKNLDHGVLIVGYGISKYPLFHKELPYWIIKNSWGPRWGERGYYRVYRGDGTCGVNTMATSAVVA from the exons ATGGCAGGCTTACTGCTGCGTGTAACGCgcattttatttctatttgtcTTTAATTCAATCCTTGTATCTTCTGGTCCCACTAACAAACCAGTACAAAATGTCCCGGAGCCTTTAATTCAAAGTGCCTTGAATTCATTGAATCAGGATTCTCCAACGCACCATACATATAAGGGCGGTAACCTGATTAGCGCGCAAAAATTG GAAGAATCTCCATATGTAATATACAGACTGACATTTGACTTAACTCCTACTTGCAAAGAAGCATTAGAACCTTGTCCTCGAGAAGCATGTACTGTGGAAGTGAAACAACACGAACTTGGacatataaatgttttaagaGAATCTATACAATGTATGTATTTGTATCCTCAGTCAGTACAGGATGATCCATTGCAATTACAAGAAAATAATCAGGATCAGGATCATGTTATTGAAAATTTAGACAAgcaaattattaacaatcaaaGTGTTGAGCTAGATCATGAAATTCAAAAGAATGGAGATCATAATGAGAGACCATTCATAGCAATGAGAGCTTCTAGTCCTAATTATTGTCCAGGATGTCCATATGAGTTAAATCCAAATTTGCCTGGATTTGTTGCTTTTGGAGAACAAGTAATAAAATCAATGGATGAATTGATACAAAATGATTTCAAGCATAAAGTAATTGATATTGTCAAAGTAACTCGTGTTGTTCCACCTTCAtctaatattatacaatatcaaattttattacgtATAGGAGAATCTGACTGCTTGAAAAATGCAATAGAGCAATTAGAATGCTCTATACAGTCAAATCTTCCTGTCAAGGTATGCTTGGTAACATTCAAAGAACAACCTTGGCAGCAATCTAGCCGTAAAATAGTAAAGAATAACTGCACTATGGTTGCTAATGAAGAGATTAAAGAGAATGTTAATTCTTATTCAACATTAAACAGCGAATCACTTGTAACACCAACACCCAACAATGCAGAAACAAATGATGAAAAATGGGAAGttctagaaaatttaaaagatgTTCTGgataattatacttatatcACAACTAAAAAATCAGAAGAATCAGAACAATCAGAAGTGACAGAACATCCTATTctaaaaatttccataaacaGAAGTGATGATGATGTTAAACCTCAAGGGTTTGAAGATAAGGTAAAAGAATTTGgtgaatttttgaaagattttGATTTGCCTACAAGACAAACTCAATTAGATCCAGAAATAAACAGAGAAgaagttaaagaagaaatcatTTATCCAAGAAAGGTAGACTCtatgattaataaatcacaCACAATGTATAGAAAGAAAAGGTCAGGTCTTCCAGGCGCACCTATTAATGAAAATGTTAATGATTCTACCATTAAAGAACTTGCAGATAAGGGTCTTaggaaattttcagaaaattctGAAGGTTCAAATGAACCTATAATAGTAGAAATTGTTGACGCCTCAAAACAAGTAGTATCTGgattgttatataaaataaggGTCAAATTGGGTACAAGCAACTGTCCAAAAGGTAAAAAAGATGGTTGTCAATTGAAAGAAGGAACTGAAATTAAAGAATGTTTGTTTACTATATGGTCTCAGGTATGGTTAGATAAAGGATCTCCAGATATTACTATCAATTGTGATTCAAATAAACGCCGAAAGCGATCTTTACGAGGTAGTCGATATAATCAAAAAATGTTAAAGCTAgctgaagaaataaaagatgaGACATTATTCGAAGCTTTTATCAAGAAATTTGGAAAAACATACAATTCAGCCGATGAGAAACTAGAtcgttttaaaatatttaaacaaaatttaaaaattattgaagaACTACAGACGTTCGAACGAGGAACAGCTGAATATGGTGTTACAATGTTTGCAGATCTCACGCCTAAAGAATTTAAAGCTCGTTATTTAGGTCTTCGTCCCGAACTAAAACACGAAAACGAAATACCTCTTCCTGAAGCTGAAATACCAGATGTTTCTTTACCACTTAAATTCGACTGGCGCGATCACAGTGTAGTTACACCTGTGAAAGATCAAGGCCAATGTGGATCATGCTGGGCGTTTTCTGTAACTGGAAACGTGGAAGGACAATACGCAATTAAACATAATCAATTGTTATCTTTATCCGAACAGGAATTAGTAGATTGTGATTCTTTAGATGAAGGATGCAATGGAGGAGATATGGAAAATGCTTATAAAGCTATAGAAAGATTAGGAGGTCTTGAATTAGAATCAGATTATCCTTATGATGCTAAAGATGAAAAATGCCACTTCCTTCAAAATAAGGCTAAGGTACAAGTTGTCAGTGctgtaaatattacatcagATGAAAAGAGAATGGCACAATGGCTAGTTAAAAACGGCCCAATTTCTGTTGGAATTAACGCCAATGCCATGCAGTTTTATTTTGGAGGAGTTTCACACCCACTTAACTTCTTATGCAATCCTAAAAATTTAGATCATGGCGTTTTAATTGTGGGATATGGCATTAGCA AATATCCTCTTTTCCATAAAGAATTACCATATTGGATAATAAAGAATAGTTGGGGCCCACGATGGGGCGAGCGTGGTTATTACAGAGTTTATAGAGGAGATGGTACCTGTGGGGTTAACACAATGGCTACAAGCGCTGTAGTTGCAtaa
- the LOC126872109 gene encoding synaptosomal-associated protein 25 isoform X1 yields the protein MPAPAPTQGTVEGGPPRTELQELQLKADQTTDESLESTRRMLALCEESKEAGIRTLVALDDQGEQLDRIEEGMDQINADMREAEKNLTGMEKCCGLCVLPCNKGASFKEDEGTWKGNDDGKVVNNQPQRVMDDRNGLGPQGGYIAKITNDAREGEMEENMGQVNTMIGNLRNMAIDMGSELENQNRQIDRINRKGESNETRIAVANQRAHALLK from the exons ATGCCTGCTCCGGCACCAACACAGGGTACGGTGGAGGGCGGCCCACCTCGCACCGAATTGCAGGAATTACAATTAAAGGCCGATCAAACTACAGATGAG TCCTTGGAAAGTACGAGGCGTATGCTGGCACTATGCGAGGAG AGCAAGGAGGCTGGCATCCGTACTCTGGTCGCACTCGATGACCAGGGAG AGCAACTGGACAGAATCGAGGAGGGTATGGACCAAATCAACGCCGACATGCGCGAGGCCGAGAAAAATCTCACTGGAATGGAAAAGTGCTGCGGTCTCTGCGTTCTCCCATGCAACAA AGGCGCCAGCTTCAAGGAAGATGAAGGCACGTGGAAGGGAAACGATGACGGCAAGGTAGTTAACAACCAGCCTCAACGGGTGATGGACGATCGCAATGGACTTGGTCCTCAAGGCGGTTACATCGCCAAGATTACAAACGATGCCCGTGAAGGAGAGATGGAAGAGAATATGGGTCAGGTGAACACAATGATCGGTAATTTGAGAAACATGGCGATCGACATGGGCAGCGAACTGGAGAATCAGAATCGGCAAATCGACAGGATTAATCGCAAG
- the LOC126872109 gene encoding synaptosomal-associated protein 25 isoform X3: protein MPAPAPTQGTVEGGPPRTELQELQLKADQTTDESLESTRRMLALCEESEEVAANTLTMLDHQGEQLDRIEEGMDQINADMREAEKNLTGMEKCCGLCVLPCNKGASFKEDEGTWKGNDDGKVVNNQPQRVMDDRNGLGPQGGYIAKITNDAREGEMEENMGQVNTMIGNLRNMAIDMGSELENQNRQIDRINRKGESNETRIKVANERAHQLLK from the exons ATGCCTGCTCCGGCACCAACACAGGGTACGGTGGAGGGCGGCCCACCTCGCACCGAATTGCAGGAATTACAATTAAAGGCCGATCAAACTACAGATGAG TCCTTGGAAAGTACGAGGCGTATGCTGGCACTATGCGAGGAG AGCGAGGAGGTCGCAGCGAACACTCTGACGATGTTAGACCATCAAGGCG AGCAACTGGACAGAATCGAGGAGGGTATGGACCAAATCAACGCCGACATGCGCGAGGCCGAGAAAAATCTCACTGGAATGGAAAAGTGCTGCGGTCTCTGCGTTCTCCCATGCAACAA AGGCGCCAGCTTCAAGGAAGATGAAGGCACGTGGAAGGGAAACGATGACGGCAAGGTAGTTAACAACCAGCCTCAACGGGTGATGGACGATCGCAATGGACTTGGTCCTCAAGGCGGTTACATCGCCAAGATTACAAACGATGCCCGTGAAGGAGAGATGGAAGAGAATATGGGTCAGGTGAACACAATGATCGGTAATTTGAGAAACATGGCGATCGACATGGGCAGCGAACTGGAGAATCAGAATCGGCAAATCGACAGGATTAATCGCAAG
- the LOC126872109 gene encoding synaptosomal-associated protein 25 isoform X5: MPAPAPTQGTVEGGPPRTELQELQLKADQTTDESLESTRRMLALCEESHEVGMKTLVMLDEQGEQLDRIEEGMDQINADMREAEKNLTGMEKCCGLCVLPCNKGASFKEDEGTWKGNDDGKVVNNQPQRVMDDRNGLGPQGGYIAKITNDAREGEMEENMGQVNTMIGNLRNMAIDMGSELENQNRQIDRINRKGESNETRIAVANQRAHALLK, translated from the exons ATGCCTGCTCCGGCACCAACACAGGGTACGGTGGAGGGCGGCCCACCTCGCACCGAATTGCAGGAATTACAATTAAAGGCCGATCAAACTACAGATGAG TCCTTGGAAAGTACGAGGCGTATGCTGGCACTATGCGAGGAG AGCCACGAGGTCGGGATGAAAACCCTCGTAATGCTGGACGAGCAAGGCG AGCAACTGGACAGAATCGAGGAGGGTATGGACCAAATCAACGCCGACATGCGCGAGGCCGAGAAAAATCTCACTGGAATGGAAAAGTGCTGCGGTCTCTGCGTTCTCCCATGCAACAA AGGCGCCAGCTTCAAGGAAGATGAAGGCACGTGGAAGGGAAACGATGACGGCAAGGTAGTTAACAACCAGCCTCAACGGGTGATGGACGATCGCAATGGACTTGGTCCTCAAGGCGGTTACATCGCCAAGATTACAAACGATGCCCGTGAAGGAGAGATGGAAGAGAATATGGGTCAGGTGAACACAATGATCGGTAATTTGAGAAACATGGCGATCGACATGGGCAGCGAACTGGAGAATCAGAATCGGCAAATCGACAGGATTAATCGCAAG
- the LOC126872109 gene encoding synaptosomal-associated protein 25 isoform X4, whose translation MPAPAPTQGTVEGGPPRTELQELQLKADQTTDESLESTRRMLALCEESHEVGMKTLVMLDEQGEQLDRIEEGMDQINADMREAEKNLTGMEKCCGLCVLPCNKGASFKEDEGTWKGNDDGKVVNNQPQRVMDDRNGLGPQGGYIAKITNDAREGEMEENMGQVNTMIGNLRNMAIDMGSELENQNRQIDRINRKGESNETRIKVANERAHQLLK comes from the exons ATGCCTGCTCCGGCACCAACACAGGGTACGGTGGAGGGCGGCCCACCTCGCACCGAATTGCAGGAATTACAATTAAAGGCCGATCAAACTACAGATGAG TCCTTGGAAAGTACGAGGCGTATGCTGGCACTATGCGAGGAG AGCCACGAGGTCGGGATGAAAACCCTCGTAATGCTGGACGAGCAAGGCG AGCAACTGGACAGAATCGAGGAGGGTATGGACCAAATCAACGCCGACATGCGCGAGGCCGAGAAAAATCTCACTGGAATGGAAAAGTGCTGCGGTCTCTGCGTTCTCCCATGCAACAA AGGCGCCAGCTTCAAGGAAGATGAAGGCACGTGGAAGGGAAACGATGACGGCAAGGTAGTTAACAACCAGCCTCAACGGGTGATGGACGATCGCAATGGACTTGGTCCTCAAGGCGGTTACATCGCCAAGATTACAAACGATGCCCGTGAAGGAGAGATGGAAGAGAATATGGGTCAGGTGAACACAATGATCGGTAATTTGAGAAACATGGCGATCGACATGGGCAGCGAACTGGAGAATCAGAATCGGCAAATCGACAGGATTAATCGCAAG
- the LOC126872109 gene encoding synaptosomal-associated protein 25 isoform X2 translates to MPAPAPTQGTVEGGPPRTELQELQLKADQTTDESLESTRRMLALCEESKEAGIRTLVALDDQGEQLDRIEEGMDQINADMREAEKNLTGMEKCCGLCVLPCNKGASFKEDEGTWKGNDDGKVVNNQPQRVMDDRNGLGPQGGYIAKITNDAREGEMEENMGQVNTMIGNLRNMAIDMGSELENQNRQIDRINRKGESNETRIKVANERAHQLLK, encoded by the exons ATGCCTGCTCCGGCACCAACACAGGGTACGGTGGAGGGCGGCCCACCTCGCACCGAATTGCAGGAATTACAATTAAAGGCCGATCAAACTACAGATGAG TCCTTGGAAAGTACGAGGCGTATGCTGGCACTATGCGAGGAG AGCAAGGAGGCTGGCATCCGTACTCTGGTCGCACTCGATGACCAGGGAG AGCAACTGGACAGAATCGAGGAGGGTATGGACCAAATCAACGCCGACATGCGCGAGGCCGAGAAAAATCTCACTGGAATGGAAAAGTGCTGCGGTCTCTGCGTTCTCCCATGCAACAA AGGCGCCAGCTTCAAGGAAGATGAAGGCACGTGGAAGGGAAACGATGACGGCAAGGTAGTTAACAACCAGCCTCAACGGGTGATGGACGATCGCAATGGACTTGGTCCTCAAGGCGGTTACATCGCCAAGATTACAAACGATGCCCGTGAAGGAGAGATGGAAGAGAATATGGGTCAGGTGAACACAATGATCGGTAATTTGAGAAACATGGCGATCGACATGGGCAGCGAACTGGAGAATCAGAATCGGCAAATCGACAGGATTAATCGCAAG